From the genome of Acidobacteriota bacterium:
CAGTCGGCGCAACCGCCGGCACTGCAGATTCACGCGCAGGGTTCCGGCCCGTTGTCGGCTCGCGGCAGAGTGAAGGTGAAGGTGGAGCCGACGGTCCACTGGCTCTCCACGCTCAGCTGGCCGCCCATGATCTCCACGAACCGGCGCGCGATGGACAGCCCCAGCCCCGTCCCCGACTGTGTGTCGCCGGTCGGGTTTTCCAGTTGCACGAATTCGGTGAAGATCTTGGGCAGATTCTCCGGCTTGATCCCGATGCCCGTGTCCCGAACCGAAATGCTGACAAACGCCGGGTTGTGCTTGGCCAGGCCCGCCGACACGGTGACCTGGCCCTTGCGGGTGAACTTGATCCCGTTGCTGACCAGGTTGAGCAGCACCTGCTGGATCCGCCCGGCATCCCCCATGACGTTGGGCAGCGGTTCGTCGATGGTCAGGCCGAGCTCGATCTGCTTGTTCTTCAGCAGCCCCGCGCCGGTGTTGATGACCGCATGCAAGATGGGCTTGAGGTTGACCCGTTCGACGATGAGCTCGAATTTCCCCGCCTCGATCTTGGAGATGTCAAGGATGTCGTTGATCAGCCCCAAGAGGTGGCGGGCGCTGTTGTAGATGGTGGTGATGTCGCGGCGCTCGTTTTCGTTGAGCGGGCCGTAGAGCTCCTGCAGCAGAACCCCGGAGAAACCGATGATCGAGTTGAGCGGTGTCCGCAGCTCGTGGGACATGCTGGCGAGAAACGCGCTCTTGGCCCGGTCGGCGGCCTGCGCTTCCCGCACGGCGCCCTGCAGCAGCTCGTTCTTCTCGGCCAGCTCGCGCGTGCGCTCGCGCACCTTCTCCTCCATGTCCAGATAGAGGCGGTGCAGCTCGCCGGCGTACTCATCCTTCTCCTTGATGGTGGTGCGCAGATTCTGGATCATGGAATCGAATGTGCTGGCCAGACCCGCCAGTTCGTCGCGGGTGCGCACCGGCGGCACCCGCACGTCCAGGTTGCCGGCGCCCACCTGGCGGGCCGCCGCGGCGAGTTCCTTCACGGGACCGGTGATGCCCACGGCGAAGAAGAACGAGCCGAGGATGCCCAGGAGCACGAACAGCACGGCCGACTGAATCATGCGCGTGGTGACCTGGGCCAGGCTCCGCTCCATCTCCTGATATCCGAAGGTGTACCGCAGCGTGTAGCTGTGCTTCCCCCACTCCTCCACAAAGGGGTAGATCACTTCGATGGCCTCGCCGTCGGCGTGGGCGACGTGGTAATCGACGCTCTTTTCGATCCCGCGAATCCGGCTCAGGATGTCCGGGTCGGTGATGACGCGGCCCGCCGGATTGTCCGGGGCGACCGACGTCTGCTGGATTTCCGCCGAGTCAAACAGGATCACTCCGTTGACATCGATGAGCTCGATCGTGCGGACGTCCTGGCTCAGCACCAGGATGTCCAGCAACAGCTCTTTGAACTTGATGAAGCCGCTGTGGAAGTAGTTGTTGAATGCCTCGACGAGCGGCCGGGACGAAAGCATGGTGTACGCGTCCACCTTTTCGCGGATCTGGTTCTCCAGAATCTGGCGCTGGATGCGGTAAAACTGGTAGGCGTTGAACGAGAAGATCAGGGCGATGAGCAGGCTCGTGACCAGGATCAGCTTCCAGCGCAGCGAAATGGAGATCATGGTGCCGCCCCCGGTGGCGGCGGGGTGCCGCCGGTGCGCAGATGGGTGCGCACGAACCGCGCCACTGCCTCACGATATGTGTCGCCGCCGACCAGGAAGATGTTGTTGTGATCCGCCTCCGGCACCGGATAGAAATCCTTGGGCGGCGGCGCCAGGCGGAACAATGCCTGGCTCTGGTCGAGGGGCACAATCGTGTCCTGGGTGCCGTGGATGAACAGCTTGGGCAGTTCACAGGCCCGCACGTAGGCCGACGTGTCCAGTTCCAGCGACGAGAAGAAAAAGAGCGCCTGGAGCAGCGGCTTTTCCACCGCCATCGCCTCGGCGTTGAAGAAGGGCGCCTCCAGCACCAGGCAGCCGGCTTTTTCCCGGCTGGCCAGATAGGTGGCGGGAACATTGCCGATGGAGAATCCCCACAGCACGAGCCGTTCCGGTTCCGGACAGAATTGCGCCCGCACGACCTCCAGCGCGGCCTCGCCGTCCCGGAACAGGCCCGCCTCGGTGGGCCGGCCTTCGCTCCGGCCGTAGCCCCGGTAATCGGGCAGGAACCAGCTCCAGCCCAGGGGCCGCATCCGCTGAACGAATTCCAGGCAGTAGCCGATGTTGCCGCCGTTGCCGTGGAAAAAGAGCACCACCGGCGCTCCGGGCTCGCCGGCGAAAAACCAGCCATGCAGCCGCACGCCGTCGCGGGTGGTGAAGTTCACATCCTGCGCCGGCAGGCCCAGCTGGGCCGGGGTCAGCGGATACTCCTTGTAGGGGAAAAAGACGAAGCGGTTCTGCAGCAGCAGCACGACCACCTTGACCAGCAGGAACAGCAGGGCCACGGTCATGCAGATGATGAGGATCTTTTTCATCGGGCGAACTCTCGCATCCGGTTTCGATAGTGGGTGAGGATCACGGCGTGGTCGAACGCCAGCGGGTCGGGCAGGTCGTCGAGGGCGTACACCGCGGCCGCCGCGGCATCGTCACCGCCCTGCGGCTGCCCGTCGGCGTCGCCGACGAACACGACGCTGACGGTGTGGCCCCGCGGATCGCGCCGCGGATCCGAGTAGACGCCCAGCAGCCCGGCCAGTCGGACGCGGAGTCCGGTCTCCTCCGCCGCCTCGCGCACGGCCGCGCTCTCAACGGTTTCGC
Proteins encoded in this window:
- a CDS encoding alpha/beta hydrolase; amino-acid sequence: MKKILIICMTVALLFLLVKVVVLLLQNRFVFFPYKEYPLTPAQLGLPAQDVNFTTRDGVRLHGWFFAGEPGAPVVLFFHGNGGNIGYCLEFVQRMRPLGWSWFLPDYRGYGRSEGRPTEAGLFRDGEAALEVVRAQFCPEPERLVLWGFSIGNVPATYLASREKAGCLVLEAPFFNAEAMAVEKPLLQALFFFSSLELDTSAYVRACELPKLFIHGTQDTIVPLDQSQALFRLAPPPKDFYPVPEADHNNIFLVGGDTYREAVARFVRTHLRTGGTPPPPGAAP
- a CDS encoding HAMP domain-containing protein; translation: MISISLRWKLILVTSLLIALIFSFNAYQFYRIQRQILENQIREKVDAYTMLSSRPLVEAFNNYFHSGFIKFKELLLDILVLSQDVRTIELIDVNGVILFDSAEIQQTSVAPDNPAGRVITDPDILSRIRGIEKSVDYHVAHADGEAIEVIYPFVEEWGKHSYTLRYTFGYQEMERSLAQVTTRMIQSAVLFVLLGILGSFFFAVGITGPVKELAAAARQVGAGNLDVRVPPVRTRDELAGLASTFDSMIQNLRTTIKEKDEYAGELHRLYLDMEEKVRERTRELAEKNELLQGAVREAQAADRAKSAFLASMSHELRTPLNSIIGFSGVLLQELYGPLNENERRDITTIYNSARHLLGLINDILDISKIEAGKFELIVERVNLKPILHAVINTGAGLLKNKQIELGLTIDEPLPNVMGDAGRIQQVLLNLVSNGIKFTRKGQVTVSAGLAKHNPAFVSISVRDTGIGIKPENLPKIFTEFVQLENPTGDTQSGTGLGLSIARRFVEIMGGQLSVESQWTVGSTFTFTLPRADNGPEPCA
- a CDS encoding NUDIX hydrolase, whose product is MPDGIYRSAAVPIRTPLLTVDLVIRVGDPRRIVLVRRRNPPPGWALPGGFVDVGETVESAAVREAAEETGLRVRLAGLLGVYSDPRRDPRGHTVSVVFVGDADGQPQGGDDAAAAAVYALDDLPDPLAFDHAVILTHYRNRMREFAR